The genomic window ACCTGCCTCCCGACAGGCTCGTCGCCGCGATGGCCACGGACAAGAAGGTCGCGGACGGCCGGGTTTCCTGGGTGCTGCCGACGGCGATCGGCAGCGTGACCGTGCGGGACGACGTTTCC from Candidatus Tanganyikabacteria bacterium includes these protein-coding regions:
- a CDS encoding 3-dehydroquinate synthase, coding for LPPDRLVAAMATDKKVADGRVSWVLPTAIGSVTVRDDVSPADVTRVLGKDPAGRV